A genome region from Pseudomonas helmanticensis includes the following:
- a CDS encoding nuclear transport factor 2 family protein — protein sequence MSTAAQVRPPLPPFNRESAIDKVRLAEDGWNSRDPEKVSLAYTLDTKWRNRAEFANNREEAKAFLTRKWAKELDYRLIKELWAYSDTRIAVRYAYEWHDDSGNWYRSYGNENWEFDEQGLMFQRYACINDLPIKESERKFRWPLGRRPDDHPGLSDLGL from the coding sequence ATGTCTACTGCAGCCCAGGTACGTCCGCCATTGCCGCCCTTCAACCGTGAATCGGCCATCGACAAAGTTCGTTTGGCCGAGGATGGCTGGAACTCCCGCGATCCGGAAAAGGTATCGCTGGCTTACACCCTCGACACAAAATGGCGCAACCGCGCCGAGTTCGCCAACAACCGCGAAGAAGCCAAGGCTTTCCTGACGCGCAAATGGGCAAAAGAGCTGGATTACCGTTTGATCAAGGAGCTTTGGGCGTATTCGGACACGCGAATCGCCGTGCGCTACGCCTATGAATGGCACGACGATTCGGGCAATTGGTACCGTTCCTATGGCAACGAAAACTGGGAATTCGATGAGCAAGGCCTGATGTTCCAGCGCTATGCCTGCATCAACGACCTGCCGATCAAAGAGAGCGAACGCAAGTTCCGCTGGCCACTGGGCCGCCGCCCGGATGATCACCCGGGCCTGTCCGACCTAGGCCTATGA